Proteins encoded in a region of the Leifsonia sp. PS1209 genome:
- a CDS encoding VOC family protein yields the protein MDFASIRIITDDVDRLAHFYELVTGTPAARPAPVFAEFRTQSATLAIGSTATVAMLGDQAPRPGSNASVVIEFQVQDVDAEFARIRNAIGGAEAAAADAAVVMEPTTMPWGNRSAIVRDPDGNLVNIFSRPEARL from the coding sequence ATGGACTTCGCCTCGATCAGGATCATCACCGACGACGTCGACAGGCTCGCGCACTTCTACGAGCTCGTCACCGGCACCCCCGCCGCGCGCCCTGCGCCGGTGTTCGCCGAGTTCCGCACGCAGAGCGCCACGCTCGCGATCGGCAGCACAGCGACCGTCGCCATGCTCGGCGACCAGGCCCCGCGCCCGGGCAGCAACGCCTCCGTCGTCATCGAGTTCCAGGTGCAGGACGTGGATGCGGAGTTCGCGCGCATCCGGAACGCCATCGGGGGCGCCGAGGCGGCCGCCGCCGACGCCGCCGTCGTGATGGAACCCACGACGATGCCGTGGGGCAACCGCTCCGCCATCGTCCGCGACCCCGACGGCAACCTCGTGAACATCTTCTCCCGCCCAGAGGCGCGCTTGTAA
- a CDS encoding ECF transporter S component: MKNTSTRLLLTCAAIGVAGGIVFSISAYISGTLAAAAPMFYGAVIGVYFLPGVIAQALLRRGGVALITSVIAGLVSVPFQPIGFAAVMAAGSIGLLQELPFAVTLYRYWRAWLFYAAVTVAGLVFGIGVYIAQGAEQSQPWVQVLHIGLFVVSPILFTWAGRAVAAGLDRTGAGRGLQLPVVRARRGSGGDAGPDALPLLAAPSPTLSL, encoded by the coding sequence ATGAAGAACACCAGCACCCGACTCCTCCTCACCTGCGCCGCGATCGGTGTCGCCGGTGGGATCGTGTTCTCGATCAGCGCTTACATCTCCGGCACGCTCGCCGCCGCTGCGCCGATGTTCTACGGCGCGGTGATCGGCGTGTACTTCCTGCCGGGCGTGATCGCCCAGGCCCTGCTGCGCCGGGGCGGTGTCGCGCTGATCACCTCGGTGATCGCCGGCCTGGTCTCCGTGCCGTTCCAGCCGATCGGTTTCGCAGCGGTGATGGCGGCCGGGTCGATCGGGCTGCTGCAGGAACTGCCGTTCGCGGTCACGCTCTACCGCTACTGGAGGGCGTGGCTGTTCTACGCGGCCGTGACGGTGGCCGGGCTGGTGTTCGGCATCGGCGTGTACATCGCGCAGGGCGCGGAGCAGAGCCAGCCGTGGGTGCAGGTGCTGCACATCGGCCTGTTCGTGGTGTCGCCGATCCTGTTCACCTGGGCTGGCCGCGCCGTCGCCGCCGGGCTCGACCGCACGGGGGCGGGCCGCGGACTGCAGCTGCCCGTGGTGCGCGCGCGCCGCGGAAGCGGAGGGGACGCCGGCCCGGACGCGCTGCCGCTGCTCGCCGCGCCATCGCCGACACTGTCGCTCTGA
- a CDS encoding ABC transporter ATP-binding protein has translation MAPEPASPPLSVRGVRIRHDGADQWTPDGVTFDLHPGEVLLVLGPSGCGKSTLALALNGLVPHAVPATLDGSVLVAGVDTVDARVAELSEHVGTVFQDPDAQLVTATVLDEVCFGPENQLVPADVVLARAEAALRAVGLWERRGDNPDTLSGGGKQRLAIACALALEAPVLVLDEPTANLDPAGAEEVYAVLATLTGPGSTRAVVLVEHNLDAAMPVVDTVLVLDAAGRQVAHGPVATVFRERAEELAALGVWLPVATLAGLRLRAAGWDVERLPVTAEELADVVAGAGAAFAGGERHRPERPEAPTEPAVDVRGLEVRRGKRTVLRDVRLRVGRGDFVAVLGANGAGKTSLVQAIAGVVRPPRGTVSVGGIDPARASVAELTAAIGFVFQNPEHQFVADSVEDELAYGLRVRRTPADEIARRVDGMLGTLDLAGHRHAHPYLLSGGQKRRLSVGTALIAGAPVLVLDEPTFGQDRERATELLTMLAELNEQGTTVIIVTHDLQLVAEYATHAAVLVDGALAAHGPTADILADAALLERSGLRQPPLARALGGVPGWSHVTRLADLPGGDAP, from the coding sequence GTGGCCCCCGAGCCCGCGTCCCCGCCGCTGTCGGTGCGCGGGGTGCGCATCCGGCACGACGGTGCCGACCAGTGGACGCCCGACGGCGTGACGTTCGACCTCCACCCCGGCGAGGTGCTGCTGGTGCTCGGTCCGAGCGGCTGCGGCAAGTCGACGCTGGCCCTCGCCCTCAACGGCCTGGTGCCGCACGCGGTCCCCGCGACCCTCGACGGCTCGGTGCTCGTGGCGGGCGTCGACACCGTGGATGCGCGGGTCGCCGAGCTGAGCGAGCACGTCGGCACGGTGTTCCAGGATCCGGATGCGCAGCTCGTCACCGCGACGGTCCTGGACGAGGTCTGCTTCGGCCCGGAGAACCAGCTGGTGCCCGCCGACGTGGTGCTCGCCCGCGCGGAGGCCGCGCTGCGCGCCGTCGGGCTGTGGGAGCGCAGGGGCGACAACCCGGACACGCTCTCCGGAGGAGGCAAACAGCGCCTCGCCATCGCCTGCGCGCTCGCCCTGGAGGCCCCGGTGCTGGTGCTCGACGAGCCGACGGCGAACCTCGACCCGGCCGGAGCGGAAGAGGTCTACGCGGTGCTCGCCACGCTCACCGGGCCGGGCTCGACCAGGGCTGTCGTGCTGGTGGAGCACAATCTGGATGCGGCGATGCCGGTGGTGGACACGGTGCTGGTACTGGATGCCGCGGGCAGGCAGGTGGCGCACGGACCGGTCGCGACGGTGTTCCGCGAACGGGCGGAGGAGCTGGCGGCGCTCGGCGTGTGGCTGCCGGTGGCGACGCTCGCCGGGCTGCGGCTGCGGGCGGCGGGGTGGGACGTGGAGCGGCTGCCGGTGACGGCGGAGGAGCTGGCGGACGTGGTGGCGGGTGCCGGAGCTGCGTTCGCGGGTGGCGAGCGCCACCGGCCCGAGCGCCCCGAGGCGCCCACCGAGCCCGCCGTCGACGTGCGCGGACTGGAGGTGCGGCGCGGCAAGCGCACCGTGCTGCGCGACGTGCGGCTGCGGGTGGGTCGCGGCGACTTCGTCGCGGTGCTCGGCGCGAACGGCGCGGGGAAGACCTCGCTCGTGCAGGCCATCGCCGGGGTGGTGCGGCCGCCGCGCGGCACCGTGTCCGTGGGCGGGATCGACCCTGCCCGCGCGAGCGTCGCGGAGCTGACCGCGGCCATCGGGTTCGTGTTCCAGAATCCCGAGCATCAGTTCGTGGCCGACTCCGTCGAGGACGAGCTCGCGTACGGCCTGCGCGTGCGACGCACCCCCGCCGACGAGATCGCGCGCCGCGTCGACGGGATGCTCGGCACGCTCGACCTCGCCGGGCACCGCCACGCGCATCCATACCTGTTGTCCGGAGGGCAGAAGAGGCGGCTGTCCGTCGGGACCGCGCTGATCGCCGGTGCCCCCGTGCTCGTGCTCGACGAACCGACGTTCGGTCAGGACCGCGAGCGCGCCACCGAACTGCTCACCATGCTTGCCGAGCTCAACGAGCAGGGCACCACGGTGATCATCGTCACCCACGACCTCCAGCTGGTCGCCGAGTACGCCACGCACGCGGCGGTGCTCGTCGACGGCGCGCTCGCCGCCCACGGACCGACCGCAGACATCCTCGCCGACGCCGCCCTGCTCGAACGCAGCGGGCTGCGGCAGCCGCCGCTCGCCAGGGCGCTCGGCGGAGTGCCCGGCTGGAGCCACGTCACCCGGCTCGCCGACCTGCCGGGAGGGGATGCGCCGTGA
- a CDS encoding energy-coupling factor transporter transmembrane component T, which yields MTFLSTDPYGTSAAPAGRFLHHLNPLAKVAAVVPAWVALLFTRDILTPLIFIVIAVLLILVGARLRPSIVVGLLLVLPAVVLVMALSFGLWTDASRVADQRILFSVGEFHYTVGAFAVGLATSLRLGALVSLALVGGLTTTGPDLARSLVAQLRIPYRIGYTAIAAYRFLPRFGSELALIRQAQRVRGVAGGWGPVAAVRRAFAAVVPLLASSIRHAERMALAMESRAFGAHPTRTERAPSRWRARDTVFVAVGVAVTVAVFVI from the coding sequence GTGACCTTCCTCTCCACCGACCCGTACGGCACCAGCGCCGCGCCCGCCGGACGCTTCCTGCACCACCTGAACCCGCTCGCGAAGGTGGCCGCCGTCGTCCCCGCCTGGGTGGCGCTGCTGTTCACCCGCGACATCCTGACGCCGCTGATCTTCATCGTCATCGCCGTGCTGCTCATCCTGGTCGGCGCCCGGCTGCGTCCGTCGATCGTCGTCGGGCTACTGCTCGTGCTGCCCGCGGTCGTGCTGGTGATGGCGCTGAGTTTCGGGCTCTGGACCGACGCCTCCCGGGTCGCGGACCAGCGCATCCTGTTCTCCGTCGGGGAGTTCCACTACACCGTCGGTGCGTTCGCGGTGGGCCTCGCCACCTCGCTGCGGCTCGGCGCGCTGGTGTCCCTCGCGCTCGTCGGCGGACTCACCACCACCGGGCCCGACCTGGCCCGCTCACTCGTCGCGCAGCTGCGCATCCCGTACCGGATCGGATACACGGCCATCGCCGCCTACCGTTTCCTGCCGCGCTTCGGCAGCGAGCTGGCGCTGATCAGGCAGGCCCAGCGGGTGCGCGGCGTCGCAGGGGGATGGGGTCCCGTCGCGGCCGTGCGGCGCGCGTTCGCCGCGGTGGTGCCGCTGCTGGCGTCGTCGATCAGGCACGCCGAGCGTATGGCGCTGGCGATGGAGTCGCGGGCGTTCGGCGCACACCCGACCCGCACGGAGCGCGCCCCGTCGCGCTGGCGCGCGCGCGACACGGTGTTCGTGGCGGTCGGCGTCGCCGTGACCGTCGCGGTCTTCGTGATCTGA
- a CDS encoding GyrI-like domain-containing protein: MSTPIEYRPLDAVTVYAVRGTAPGTGPEKVGPVVGPLIGALDQALTAAGRPLLAPSTFWYEPLDDGGMAVSISYPAENPPQPGDGYDVVELPAVPLAATRLHRGDMSGIGDSWMALIDQLSADGYRITGPTREVYLEAAGHEPGPDWVTELQAPVERA, from the coding sequence ATGTCGACACCCATCGAGTATCGGCCGCTGGATGCGGTCACCGTCTATGCGGTGCGCGGAACGGCACCCGGCACAGGTCCGGAGAAGGTCGGCCCCGTCGTCGGACCCCTGATCGGCGCGCTCGACCAGGCGCTGACCGCGGCAGGGCGTCCCCTTCTCGCCCCCTCCACGTTCTGGTACGAACCGCTCGACGACGGCGGGATGGCGGTCTCCATCTCGTATCCCGCCGAGAATCCGCCGCAACCGGGCGACGGTTACGACGTGGTCGAGCTTCCCGCGGTCCCGCTGGCGGCGACGCGGCTGCACCGGGGCGACATGTCCGGCATCGGCGACTCCTGGATGGCCCTGATCGATCAGCTTTCCGCGGACGGCTATCGCATCACCGGTCCGACGCGTGAGGTCTACCTGGAGGCGGCGGGGCACGAGCCGGGTCCCGACTGGGTCACCGAACTCCAGGCGCCCGTCGAGCGCGCGTAG
- a CDS encoding MarR family transcriptional regulator, whose amino-acid sequence MVTEKGRSVDGRSALNDDDLAGRLALAVGRLNRRMRSSTGDLSHGQLSALSTIVRRGPLRPGELAAIEVVAAPTITRVVADLESRGLVQREPDPDDGRSSFVSGTEAGIELLLRARSDRARTVQSIIAELTPEQVTALAAALPALEAAAHVS is encoded by the coding sequence GTGGTGACCGAGAAGGGGCGGTCCGTGGACGGACGCTCCGCCCTGAACGACGACGACCTCGCCGGACGCCTGGCGCTCGCGGTCGGCCGCCTCAACCGCCGGATGCGCTCGTCGACCGGCGACCTGAGCCACGGCCAGCTCTCCGCGCTGTCCACCATCGTCCGCCGCGGGCCGCTGCGCCCCGGCGAGCTCGCCGCCATCGAGGTTGTCGCCGCCCCGACCATCACCCGCGTGGTCGCCGACCTCGAGTCGCGCGGCCTGGTGCAGCGCGAGCCGGACCCGGACGACGGCCGCTCGTCGTTCGTCAGCGGCACCGAGGCCGGCATCGAGCTGCTCCTGCGCGCCCGCTCCGACCGGGCCCGCACGGTGCAGTCGATCATCGCCGAGCTGACACCGGAGCAGGTCACGGCGCTCGCGGCGGCCCTGCCGGCGCTGGAGGCTGCCGCGCACGTCTCCTAG
- a CDS encoding MFS transporter encodes MPPTGMFAKDHPHYKWVALSNTTLGMLMATINSSIVIISLPAIFTGIKLNPLEPGNVSYLLWMLMGYMLVTAVLVVMFGRMGDQFGRVKIYNAGFVIFTVAAIALSLDPFTGGPAAMWLIVWRFVQGVGGAALFANSTAILTDAFPANKRGFALGLNQVAAIAGSFIGLIVGGVLAEIDWRAVFFVSVPIGIIGTIWSYKSLHEVGQKNPGRIDWIGNATFAVGLIALLTGITYGIQPYGGSSQGWGNPWVLGSIIGGIVLLAAFVLIELRVKSPMFDMRLFRIRSFSSGIFAGFLAAIGRGGLQFMLIIWLQGIWLPLHGYSYESTPLWAGIYMLPITVGFLVAGPISGALSDRYGSRVFATVGLSLVAVTFVGLLLIPVNFDYWQFAVLTGLNGIGSGLFSSPNRTSIMNSVPANERGAASGMAGVALNAGSSLSIGIFFSLMIAGLSVALPTALTNGLTTHGVPHAVATQIGATPPVGSLFAAFLGYNPIASLLGPTGVLSSPHVDAATLTGKEFFPQLISGPFHDGLVVVFIAAAIMSIIGAIASFAGGGKYVHEEKIAESRAVSEEGEEVGASRA; translated from the coding sequence TTGCCACCCACCGGCATGTTCGCCAAGGATCACCCGCACTACAAGTGGGTCGCGCTCAGTAACACCACCCTCGGGATGCTGATGGCGACGATCAACTCGTCGATCGTCATCATCTCGCTCCCCGCGATCTTCACCGGCATCAAGCTCAACCCGCTCGAACCGGGCAACGTCTCCTACCTGCTCTGGATGCTGATGGGCTACATGCTCGTCACCGCCGTGCTGGTCGTGATGTTCGGGAGGATGGGCGACCAGTTCGGGCGCGTGAAGATCTACAACGCCGGGTTCGTCATCTTCACCGTGGCCGCCATCGCGCTGTCGCTCGACCCGTTCACCGGCGGACCTGCCGCGATGTGGCTGATCGTGTGGCGGTTCGTGCAGGGCGTCGGCGGCGCGGCGCTGTTCGCGAACTCGACCGCCATCCTCACGGATGCGTTCCCCGCCAACAAGCGCGGGTTCGCCCTCGGCCTCAACCAGGTCGCGGCCATCGCGGGAAGCTTCATCGGCCTCATCGTCGGCGGGGTGCTCGCCGAGATCGACTGGCGTGCGGTGTTCTTCGTCTCCGTGCCGATCGGCATCATCGGGACCATCTGGTCGTACAAGTCGCTGCACGAGGTGGGCCAGAAGAACCCGGGCAGGATCGACTGGATCGGCAACGCCACGTTCGCGGTCGGCCTGATCGCCCTGCTCACCGGCATCACGTACGGCATCCAGCCGTACGGCGGAAGCTCGCAAGGCTGGGGCAACCCGTGGGTGCTGGGCTCGATCATCGGCGGCATCGTGCTGCTGGCGGCGTTCGTCCTGATCGAGCTGCGGGTGAAGTCGCCGATGTTCGACATGCGGCTGTTCCGCATCCGGTCGTTCTCGTCCGGCATCTTCGCCGGGTTCCTCGCCGCCATCGGGCGCGGCGGCCTGCAGTTCATGCTGATCATCTGGCTGCAGGGCATCTGGCTGCCGCTGCACGGCTACAGCTACGAGTCGACGCCGCTCTGGGCCGGCATCTACATGCTGCCGATCACGGTCGGCTTCCTGGTCGCAGGGCCGATCTCCGGCGCGCTGTCCGACCGGTACGGCTCGCGCGTCTTCGCGACGGTCGGCCTCTCGCTCGTGGCGGTCACCTTCGTGGGCCTGCTGCTCATCCCGGTGAACTTCGACTACTGGCAGTTCGCCGTGCTCACCGGCCTCAACGGCATCGGCTCCGGCCTGTTCTCGTCGCCGAACCGCACCTCCATCATGAACAGCGTGCCGGCGAACGAGCGCGGGGCAGCATCCGGAATGGCGGGCGTCGCCCTCAACGCGGGAAGCTCGCTGTCCATCGGCATCTTCTTCTCGCTGATGATCGCCGGCCTCTCCGTGGCCCTGCCGACGGCGCTCACGAACGGGCTCACCACGCACGGCGTCCCGCACGCCGTCGCGACGCAGATCGGCGCGACCCCTCCGGTCGGCAGCCTGTTCGCCGCCTTCCTCGGCTACAACCCGATCGCGAGCCTGCTCGGGCCGACGGGCGTGCTCAGCAGCCCCCACGTGGATGCGGCCACCCTCACCGGCAAGGAGTTCTTCCCCCAGCTGATCTCCGGACCGTTCCACGACGGCCTCGTCGTCGTCTTCATCGCCGCCGCCATCATGAGCATCATCGGAGCTATCGCCTCATTCGCAGGCGGCGGCAAGTATGTTCATGAGGAGAAGATCGCAGAATCCCGGGCGGTCAGCGAAGAAGGCGAGGAAGTCGGTGCGAGCCGCGCATAG
- a CDS encoding SIS domain-containing protein — MSGETVAGHRMRAEIAEQPDRWLDLLDARASIDAAAELITSQRPELLVFAARGSSDHAAMYAQYLAHNLLRIPAMLATPASVTGFGTQLAFPRSVALAVSQSGSSPDLLATVASIAAADVPVIGFSNDPGSALAGAADVHVSLAAGPETSVAATKTYTAELLALALTLHRAAGTGWPELDERVRGIAASVAADLAAPAAVDAAVAALSGVDRVIVVGRGYSMSTAREGALKLMETNAIAASGWSAADATHGPLGQVVPGSVVVALTGSPAGRDSVLSFASGATALGARVIELGPGLVDGAAVHLPLDEQDDELLPLREIVPLQRIALELAVGRGLDPDNPAGLKKVTLTV; from the coding sequence GTGAGCGGCGAAACCGTCGCCGGCCACCGGATGCGCGCGGAGATCGCCGAGCAGCCCGACCGTTGGCTCGACCTCCTCGACGCCCGCGCGTCGATCGACGCCGCGGCAGAGCTGATCACGTCGCAGCGGCCGGAACTCCTGGTCTTCGCGGCACGCGGGTCGAGCGACCACGCCGCGATGTACGCCCAGTACCTCGCCCACAACTTGCTGCGCATCCCGGCGATGCTCGCGACCCCGGCCAGTGTCACCGGCTTCGGCACCCAGCTCGCCTTCCCGCGCTCGGTCGCGCTCGCCGTCTCGCAGTCCGGCAGCTCTCCCGACCTGCTCGCGACCGTCGCCTCCATCGCGGCGGCCGACGTGCCGGTGATCGGTTTCTCCAACGATCCGGGCAGCGCGCTCGCCGGGGCCGCCGATGTTCACGTCTCGCTTGCGGCGGGCCCGGAGACGTCGGTCGCCGCCACGAAGACGTACACCGCCGAACTCCTCGCTCTCGCGCTGACCCTGCACCGCGCAGCCGGAACAGGATGGCCGGAGCTCGACGAGCGCGTGCGCGGGATCGCCGCCTCGGTCGCAGCCGACCTCGCCGCTCCCGCAGCCGTGGACGCCGCGGTCGCAGCCCTCTCCGGCGTCGACAGGGTGATCGTCGTCGGCCGCGGATACTCGATGTCGACCGCCCGCGAGGGCGCGCTGAAGCTGATGGAGACGAACGCGATCGCGGCCTCGGGCTGGAGCGCGGCCGACGCGACGCACGGCCCGCTCGGCCAGGTGGTCCCCGGCTCGGTGGTGGTCGCCCTCACCGGCAGCCCCGCCGGACGCGACTCCGTGCTGTCGTTCGCCTCCGGGGCCACGGCACTCGGCGCACGCGTGATCGAACTCGGCCCCGGTCTGGTCGACGGCGCCGCCGTGCACCTCCCGCTGGACGAGCAGGACGACGAACTGCTTCCCCTGCGCGAGATCGTGCCGCTGCAGCGCATCGCCCTGGAGCTGGCCGTCGGCCGCGGCCTCGACCCGGACAACCCCGCGGGGCTGAAGAAGGTCACGCTGACCGTGTGA
- a CDS encoding ATP-binding cassette domain-containing protein, producing the protein MTPTTAPQDTTVKPLRLDGITKHFGGIVAIKRFDLEIEPGEIVALVGDNGAGKSTLVKIISGMYQPTDGEIWVNGERASFRDPSDARSRGVEVVYQDLALVDLQPVYMNLFLGRELRRKPFGTLDRKTMAARTQALVDELDVRIPSARATLSDLSGGQRQGIAIARATHWASSLVLMDEPTAALGVAETAKVEELILKLKERGAAVLIVSHNMEQVFRVADRVSVLRRGTQVGTKRIDETSHNELVAMITGLSS; encoded by the coding sequence GCATCACCAAGCACTTCGGCGGCATCGTCGCCATCAAGCGCTTCGACCTCGAGATCGAGCCTGGCGAGATCGTCGCCCTCGTCGGCGACAACGGCGCTGGCAAGTCGACGCTGGTCAAGATCATCTCCGGCATGTACCAGCCGACCGACGGCGAGATCTGGGTCAACGGCGAGCGGGCCAGCTTCCGCGACCCGTCGGACGCCAGGAGCAGAGGAGTCGAGGTGGTCTACCAGGACCTCGCGCTCGTCGACCTGCAGCCGGTATACATGAACCTGTTCCTCGGCAGAGAGCTCAGGCGCAAGCCCTTCGGAACGCTCGACCGCAAGACGATGGCCGCGCGCACGCAGGCGCTCGTCGACGAACTGGATGTGCGCATCCCGTCGGCGCGTGCCACGCTGAGCGACCTCTCCGGCGGCCAGCGCCAGGGGATCGCGATCGCCCGGGCCACCCACTGGGCCAGCAGCCTGGTGCTGATGGACGAGCCGACCGCCGCCCTCGGCGTCGCGGAGACCGCCAAGGTGGAGGAGCTGATCCTGAAGCTGAAGGAGCGCGGGGCCGCCGTGCTGATCGTCAGCCACAACATGGAGCAGGTGTTCCGGGTCGCCGACCGCGTCTCCGTGCTGCGCCGCGGAACGCAGGTGGGCACCAAGCGCATCGACGAGACCAGCCACAACGAACTGGTCGCGATGATCACGGGGCTCAGCTCGTGA